GATGTCGCCACCATTTGTGTTCCTACACCACTCGGAAAACACAAAGAACCCGACCTTTCTTATGTGATAAGCACAGCCAAGGAGATTGCAAGGTACCTTCACAAGGAAATGCTTGTCGTTTTGGAAAGTACTACGTATCCAGGAACGACCGAAGAAGTGATCCTTCCCATCTTGGAATCCACGGGGTTCAAAGTGGGAGAAGATTTTTATCTTGCGTTCAGTCCGGAAAGGGTAGATCCTGGAAACAAAATTTACAAAACGAAGAACACACCCAAGGTTGTGGGAGGAGTGACAAAGAAATGTACGGAGCTTGCTCGTATTCTTTACGAAAGCGTTCTTGAAGCACCTGTGTACACCGTTTCATCGCCGAAAGAAGCCGAGATGTCTAAGGTTTTAGAAAACACCTTCAGATTGGTGAATATCTCTCTCATAAACGAGATGGCCATTCTTGCAAGAAGGATGGGAATAAACATATGGGAAGTGATAGAAGCAGCTGCTACGAAACCTTTCGGCTTCATGCCTTTCTACCCTGGACCCGGTGTGGGAGGGCACTGCATTCCCATAGATCCATTCTACTTAGTTTACAAGGCGAAGGAATACGACGTGAGATTCGATCTTGTCGAAATGGCGGGTAAGATAAACGACATCATGCCAGAATACGTGGTTACAAGGGTTCAAGATATATTGAACGATATGAAAAAACCTCTGAACGGTTCGAGAGTGCTTCTCCTCGGAGTGGCTTACAAGGGCGATGTTGCCGACACCAGAGAATCCCCTGCTCTCAAGGTCTGGGATCATCTCGAGAGGAAGAAAGCGATCGTTGAATTTTTCGATCCATACGTTCCGGAAGTGAAAAGGGGAGACACGATTCACAAGAGAATCACTCTTTCAGAAGACTATTTGAAAAACGTG
The Thermotoga sp. KOL6 genome window above contains:
- a CDS encoding nucleotide sugar dehydrogenase gives rise to the protein MLKEKLLNKTAVVGVIGLGYVGLPLAVEKAKAGYKVIGFDIQKKRVDMVNQGINYIGDVVDEELKDLVEKGMIRATTDFSELKNCDVATICVPTPLGKHKEPDLSYVISTAKEIARYLHKEMLVVLESTTYPGTTEEVILPILESTGFKVGEDFYLAFSPERVDPGNKIYKTKNTPKVVGGVTKKCTELARILYESVLEAPVYTVSSPKEAEMSKVLENTFRLVNISLINEMAILARRMGINIWEVIEAAATKPFGFMPFYPGPGVGGHCIPIDPFYLVYKAKEYDVRFDLVEMAGKINDIMPEYVVTRVQDILNDMKKPLNGSRVLLLGVAYKGDVADTRESPALKVWDHLERKKAIVEFFDPYVPEVKRGDTIHKRITLSEDYLKNVDIVVITTAHKNGVDYDFVVKHAPVVFDTKNITKDVKENREKIILL